The following is a genomic window from Fluviispira vulneris.
AAGCGCATCGATATCTTCATCTGAAATCCAGTCTTTTTCATCTTGAATCGCATGCAAAATAGGTAAAATACTCGAACGTTTTGTTTCGTAACGAGTTAGAAAACCTTCAATGGTTTTAGTAAGTTCTGGTGAAAAAATTGGCATATAGAGTGCCCCTTATCTATCGAGTTCGCCTGCAATGATATTGATACTTCCTAAAGCAGCAACAGCATCGGCGAGGAAATTTCCGCGCACCATTTCTGGAAAACCACTTAACAGCGCAAAGCAAGGTGGACGGCATTTCACTCGATAAGGAGTGCCAGAGCCATCAGATATGACATAAAATCCAAGCTCACCATTGGCAGCTTCACTGCGGTGATAAACTTCACCTTTTGGTGGCTGAACACCTTTTATAATCAGCATAAAGTGATTCATTAATCCTTCAATATTCCCGTAAACATCCTTCTTACTTGGTAGAACTATGTTTTTATCGGGAACATTGATTGGTCCTCCAGGCATATTTGCAAGACACCAACGGAGAATTTTTATACTTTGACGCACTTCTTCCATGCGTACGAGGTAACGATCGTAGGTATCCCCATGCACACCGACAGGAACATCAAATTTGACCTGATCATAAAACCAGTAAGGTTCCTCTTTTCTAATATCATATTCATAGCCTGTTGCGCGCAAACAAGGTCCTGTATAGCCATATTGAACAGCAAGATCTTTCGGTAAAATACCTGAGCCCTTTGTCCGCTGTACAAATATTCTATTTGTCGTAACAAGACTTTCTATTTCGGCATGTCGTTTTTCAATTTTATCAATTACGCGGCTGCACTCTTCAAGCCAACCTTCTGGAACTTCAAATCCCATTCCACCGATACGCATTAAAGAAACAGTTAATCTTGCACCACATAATTTTTCAAATAATGCATAAATTAATTCACGTTCTTCAAATAAATAAAAGAAACCTGTGATAGCGCCTAAGTCAACAAGATTTGCACCAATACAGACATAATGATCCATTATGCGTGAAAGTTCATCGATAATCATGCGCATCATTTGTGCACGTTCTGGTACTTTAATTCCGATTAATTTTTCAACAGTTTCGCAAAAAGCACTGTTATTCATAGGTGCAGAACAGTAATTTAATCGATCTGTATATGGAATAATTTGATTATAATTATGATTTTCACACATTTTTTCAAAACAACGGTGCAAATATCCAATTTCAACATCCATTTCTTTAATACGTTCGCCACCGTCAATAACGGACATAAAACGTAAAGTACCATGTGTTGCTGGATGGGCAGGACCAATATTAATCCACATGAGATCTTCATGATTGTATTTTTTCATAAGACGTTCACGGTCTTTTTCAAAAATATTCTCAAGACCTTCGCCTTGCATTGCTTGATTGTGATCCGCAGCGTAATCCTTCCGCAGTGGATGACCTTTAAATTCATTATGAGTTAAAATACGGCGTAAATCAGGATGTCCTGCGAATTCAATTCCGTACATATCCCATGCTTCACGCTCAAACCAATCCGCAGTTTTCCAAACTCTCATGATAGATGGAATAGATTCTTTTTCACCTACTTCACATTTTACTCTCAAGCGTCTGTTAGATTTAGGACATAATAAATGATAAACGACATCAAATCGTTTCTCACGTTCTGGCCAATCGACACCACAGAGGTCCATCATAAATTCAAATTTATGTTTGTCACGAAGACAAAGCATGACTTCAACAATTTTATCTTTCGCAACCATTAATGTTTGTTCGTGCTGCATATGTGCACGTTCTTCAAACTTAAATTCATTTGCTGAAACGATATTCTTCACATCTTCAATAATCGTAGCGTAAAAAGCATCCATCGCGGATATATCCTCCCCTGACGTGCTACATTTTCGGTGCCATAAGAATGCATCCCGAACAAGATGTCAACTTGCAAAACCCAGAATGTGAAATGCCTTGCTCAAATATAAAGATCAAATGACAAATCGGTTTCTGCAATATACAAATAAATTCTCTAAATGAGAAAGAAGGCGATCCTTATGACCCAATTTTTAAGCATACATCAAAAAAATCCCGAAAAAAGACATATAAAAACTGCAACCGAAATTCTTGACAGCGGAGGAATTATACTTGCTCCGAGCGAAACGGGTTATTGTTTTATCGGCGATGCATCACGTGAATCAACTCATACCCGATTTTTGCAACTCCGTCCTGGACATCCTAAAAATAAACCTTTTAGTTTATTGTGTAGAAATATTTCACAAGTCAGTCAAATGGCTAATTTAAGCACACAAATTTTTCGGATTGCCACTCGTGTCTGGCCTGGACCTTATACCTTTATATTACAGTGTAATAAAAATACTCCAAAAATTGCAGCAGGTCCCAAACGAAAAACTGTCGGAATTCGCATATCAAGCCATCCTGTTCTCATAAATATTCTTGAGGAATTTAAAAATCCTTTACTCATCACTAGCGTTACAGATGAAGACGAACTGATAGCTCAAGATTATTTTTCTGAAGAGAATCAGCATGACTCTTGGTGGATTAATGTAATAGAAATATGCAAGCAAATGACTCATGGGAAAGTGGATCTTGCTCTCGAAAATGATGAAGTTGTTCCTATACATGTGTCAGCAGTCATCGATTTTTCAGGAAATGAACCCGTGGTTGTGCGTGATGGAGGATGGGATCTTGAAATATTGGGAATTGGTTAAAAAATTTATTCCTAATTAATTATAGAGTCAATTTTTTCTCACTTTATTGAGAACAATTCTCAATAAAGTTTTCTCCCCTCTAATATCTGTTCAATTGTAAAAAGCGTAACTTAAAAATTAAATAATAAATCAATCTCTTTCCTGAGTCAGCTCAAGAGCAATTGCAACATCCGAAAACATATTCAGAAAAACAATCGCATTTTGCGCTAAAATGCATTATTTTAAAATACATTTTACAATAAGGAAAGTATAAATGTCTTTTAAAACAGCAATTCAAAATAAAATATATCATTTTCTAAATTTAAAAGAACTATTAGCAAAAGCATCGCCCGAACGATCGGGTGACGTACTTGCAGGGCTCAGTGCAAAAAATGCTGTGGAAAGAGTAGCTGCCAAAATAGCTCTTGCAGATGTTCCCTTAAAATGTTTTTTGCAAGAAGAGTTCGTCCCCTATGAAACCGATGAAATAACAAGACTTATTATTGATACACATGATAAAGAAGCTTTTAAATATATTTCACATTTGACCGTTGGAGAGTTCAGAAATTGGCTTCTATCATATGAAGTTGACACAGAGATTCTTAACAAAGTTTCGGCAGGAATCACTCCAGAAATGGCTTCAGCCGTTTCGAAGTTAATGCGCAATCAAGATCTCATCCAAGTCGCGCGCAAATGTAATGTCGTCACACGTTTCAGAAATACCATAGGACTCAAAGGACATCTCTCAGTAAGGTTACAACCGAACCATCCAACCGATGATCCCGAAGGGATTGCTGCATCACTGCTTGATGGTCTTTTTTATGGCAGTGGCGATGCTGTAATTGGCATAAATCCTGCAAGTGATAATATTTCAACTCTTTCTAATTTAAATAATATGCTTGCAGAAATAATAAATCGCTATGAAATTCCAACACAGTCATGTATTTTAACCCACGTAACAAACACAATTAAAATGATCGAAAAAAATATTCCCATCGATCTTGTTTTTCAATCTATCGCAGGAACTGAAAAAGCAAATCAGCATTTTGGCGTAAATTTAAATATTATTAAAGAAGCACAAGAAGCTGCACTTTCGTTAAATCGTGGAACATTGGGTAACAACGTTATGTATTTTGAGACTGGACAGGGAAGTGCGCTCTCAGCAAATGCACATTTTAATTTAGATCAACAAACATGTGAAGTGCGATCTTATGCAGTAGCGCGCCATTTTTCTCCATTATTGATTAATACAGTTGTTGGTTTTATTGGACCAGAATATTTATATGATGGAAAACAAATTATTCGTGCGGGACTTGAAGATCATTTTTGCGGAAAAATTCTTGGTCTGCCTATTGGGTGTGATATCTGCTACACCAATCACGCCGAAGCCTGCCAAGATGATATGGATGTCTTGTTAACTTTGCTTGGAAATTCAGGTGTTACATTTATTATGGGCGTTCCCGGTGCAGATGACATCATGTTGAATTATCAGAGCACTTCCTTTCACGATGCTCTTTATATTAGAGATTTACTTGGTTTAAAAAGAGCGCCTGAATTTGATGCCTGGCTCAATAAAATAGGTTTACAAAATACGAAACAGCAAATGATCAATCCAACCCAAGATCATCCACTATTACTTGGAAATTTTTTATAAAGAGATAAAGATGAATAATATAAGCAAAAAAGATGTTTGGCATTATTTAAAAAAGCACACCAACGCAAGAATCGCCCAAGGTCGAATAGGAAATAGTTTACCAACAAATGCCTTACTCAATTTTAATCTATCCCACGCTCTTGCACGCGATGCTATTTATGAAAATTTTCAAGTTGAAACTTTACAAAATCAATTAAAAAAATTAAATTTAGAGACTCAAATTGTTCATAGCAAAGCAAAAGACAAAGCAACTTATTTGTTAAATCCAAACTTTGGTCGAGAATTGAGTGAAGAATGTAAAATAAAAATTCATGCATCAAACGAGAATGAAATAGATATCTGTATTATTATTTCTGATGGATTATCCGCCACAGCAGCGAACAATCATTCTCTTTCAGTCATTCAAGCAATACAAAATGAATTTCTCAATACAGCCTATACATTTTCTAATATCGTTATTGTTAGACAAGGACGAGTTGCAATAAGCGATGAAATAGGTGAATTGATGAAATGTCGCTTTTCCGTTTTACTTATTGGTGAAAGGCCAGGTCTTTCCTCACCCGATAGTTTGGGAATTTATTTAACGTATAATCCAAGAGTCGGACGGACAGATGCTGAGCGCAATTGTATTTCAAATATCAGACCGCAAGGCTTATCTTATAAGGAAGCGGCATACAAACTTAAGTGGCTTATACTTGAGGCTGATAAAATAAAAGCAACTGGTGTCCTTTTAAAGGATGAAAGTGCGCAAAAAAAAGAAATCCAAGAATGAAAATGCTATTTAAAAGTAATTTACGAATTGTAATATCAATAGTTTTTATTATCAGTGCAAAAAATATTTGTGCGCACAATTTAAATCAAGATTTAGAGAAATTAACACACTCAATTCAAAGAAAATACTCATTCTCTTCTGTTACTTTAAGTCTCTCCATTCCAAATCAAAATAAAGAACTGAATTTTTTCAGCGGATCTAAATCCTTATCAGATAAAGAAAAATCAAATAAAAAATCGCTCTACAAGATAGGAAGTATTACAAAAACCTATACGGCAGCACTGATATATAATCTGATTCAGCAAAATAAATTGAGTTTAAACGATAAGATCAGCACAATTCTCCCTGAGTATTCTTTGTGGAAAAACGTGAGGATTAAAAATCTTTTAGACAATACAAGTGGAATAGAAGATTATATCAATTCAAAAAATTGGTGGGATAATTTTTTTGATAATCCAAGCAAAGTTTGGCAAAAAGAAGAGCTCATTCAGATTGCTTATCAAGAACCCTTGTTGTTTCATCCAGGAGAAAAGTGGGGCTATGCAAATACCAATTATGTCTTACTTGGAAGTATAATTGAAAAAGTAAACAATGAGAAAAATGAAGCTTCATTCACTCAATTATTCAGCGAAAACAATCTTAAAAATTCTTATTTTATTCCTAGCATTAAAGATCCTCTTATAGTTAAGAATGCAGTTCACGGATATGATGGTCAAAAAGATCTGAGCGAATTAAATTCTTCGTGGGGACAAACTGTCCGCAGGAATGTACGCCAATCCTATCGATAATGTAAAATGGTTTCGTGCTCTTTTAAAAAATAATTTTGCACAAGGTAACAGACAGATTACTCCTCAATTTTTTAGCTCCATTGATAATGCTGCGCAACTAAAAAGTTTTGCATTCATCGGATACAACGCAGGATTATTTACCATGCCAACACCTTTGGGTGTTTTGTGGTTCACACCAGGTATGACACCCGGTTTTGTTTCGTTAGTGGGTATGTTTCCTTGCAATGGTATTTTTTTTTCATATTCCGCTTCAAACTTTCCACAAAAAAAAGGATTCCATCCATTTTTTCTTGACGAAATTTTCAAGATTTTGAAAACGGATTTGTCTGTATTGACGATTGTTAAAAAGTATAAATCCCAAACGATACTCCCACAATTTTGCCAAAGTGACGCTACAGTTTCTAAGACAGAATTTCCAAAATTTTAAAATTGTATATAAGCATATAAATTATTCAAATATCTGCCAGTGTTATTTGTTTTAGAAAAATGCCTATATTAAAATCAAAATGCTTATCAGCTGAAAATTAAATTGCCACAAGCGTTTTTTAAGAAATGAAAACACTCTCTTAATCATAAAGGTGAGTTATGCTAAAAATTCTCTACACTGCTCTGTGTCTATTTTTATTTTATATATATTCATTTTCATTTGCATTTTCTGCGAAGTTTTCTAAAGAAACAAATGACTCCATTCGTTGGGCAAGCGAAACATATCAAATCCCAACCATATGGCTCAGTGTTTCCATGGCTGGACAAGATGACTATTATAATTATATTACTGGTGGATACAATAAAGGTGATGACAAAAAGTTAAGAGATGATGCCCTTTTTAAAATTGGTGGTTTAACAAAGACTTTTACAGCAGAAATAGTTTTAAATTTAATAAATGAAAAGAAAATAAAGTATGCGGATAAACTTGAAAAATGGTTCCCAGAATATCCAGTCTGGAAAAACATAACGATTCGCGATCTTCTTTATAATACAAGCGGTATCCTTGATTATACAAAATCTTTTCGTTGGGTCGATAAATTACTTAAAAACCAAACAAAAATATGGAAAAATAAGGAACTTTTAGATATCCCCTACGATGGATCTGTTGCATTTCCAGGAGGGACACAACTTGAAAATAGTAATACTAATTATCTATTACTCGGGATAATTGCTGAAAAGGTAACAAATCAAAATCTTTCTGATCTTTATAATACATTATTTGCAAAAAATAATTTGAAAAAGACTTTCTATAACACAGAAGAAATTCCAGAAAATATTTTAAACAATCTAGTGCATGGATATTCTCGCGAACAAATTGATGCCGTTAAGCTTAATGCATCATGGGCACAAGGAATGGGAGGAATATATTCAAATCCAAATGATCTCGTCGTTTGGTTTGAAAATTTAATGCGGAATAAAATTGAAATTTTTAATAAAGGTCAATTGCCACCCGATCCTAAATTACCCAAAGCCCCTCCTTTTCAAAGTCCATTTCTCGAACTCGTAACTTTGACTCCTTTAAAAAATTTTTCTTTCACAGGCTTTACTCCTGCATTATATTCAATGACAACAAGCAATGGCATCTTGTGGCTCAGTGCAGGATATTTTCCAGGATATTTATCCTTTGCCGGGATGTTCCCCTGCAGTGGTGTTGTTTTCGCATACTCCACTTCAAAACTACCTAGAAAAGTGAAATTTCAAGAAGTCATGCTGCAGAAATTTTTAAAATCGTTAGAAGATGATGAAATAATAAATGATAAAATGAATAAATATAAATCAACGCAGAAACTGCCTAAGTTCTGTAAAAATGAAGACAAATACCCTAACTTATTATTTCCAGATGAAATCAAAGGATTGTATTAAATCAAAACAAAAAACTCCCTGCGATATCTTTTCTTCCACAAGAAAGAGCGGCATTCAAGGCCATTTTATTCTTATAATAAATATTGCCTGTTAAAAGAGAATGATCTTTCAAATCCCTTCTTTTGTCTATTTCTCTTGCAAATAAAATATAGATATATTTTCCGAGATTGGTTCCTCTATAATCGTGATCCAAAATAATTTCGACCACTGAAATAGCTTTAGAACCAAACATAGAGTCTTTTTTACCAGCTATAATTCCAACCCAATCACCCATAAATTGAACATCAAACAAAAGACCATGGGAAAAACATTCTTTTATTTTTTCTTCACTTTCAGCACGTGGCCAATTTTTACTGGGATCATTTAAATCTTCAATATTTTTAGTATAGATATTTGTATAATTTTTATACCAATTTAAATTTTGCGATATATTCAGACAGAGTGAAGAAATCATTTTTCCTTGATTCTGTTCAATGATATTATGAATATCACCAACGACTATGCGCTCATTTTGAAGAATTTTTAGACTTTCTATTTCAGCAGAAGGAACACTTGTATCCAAAATAATTTCTATATGCTTGGGATTAAATTTTGCATATGCATTTAAAGCTGATTCCTTTAATTTATTTAAAAATTTTTCGTTTAACTTTAGAGAATTTACAAGTAATACTTTGACAAAAGCATTATTTAAATCTCCTCTTCTAAAAAAGATCCCACAAATAGCTTTTACATCTTCAGAAGGATAAATTAACTTATATAGATAGTCATCGGGCGTTGATCCTACTAAATAATTTTCGCTTCTTAGTTTTTCCGCATTATCGTAATCATACATTTTATTTAAAATAGACTTTACATAGCTCTTAGAATCAAAATTACAAACTTCATTGAAATTATATTTTAGAAATTCGTTTTCAAACTCAATCTTCAAACTTTCAATATGCACACCATATTTAACATCATAATGTTCCGTTTGCTGATTTATCATAAATATTTCCTCAATTGTATTATTTCAATTCTTATTATTTATAAATAAAGTTAGAGAGACAATCAAGGTCTAATTTAAATAATGTCTTTAATTATGATTTGCTATGAAATTTTTCAATTTTACAATTTACTTCATTT
Proteins encoded in this region:
- the nuoD gene encoding NADH dehydrogenase (quinone) subunit D, producing the protein MDAFYATIIEDVKNIVSANEFKFEERAHMQHEQTLMVAKDKIVEVMLCLRDKHKFEFMMDLCGVDWPEREKRFDVVYHLLCPKSNRRLRVKCEVGEKESIPSIMRVWKTADWFEREAWDMYGIEFAGHPDLRRILTHNEFKGHPLRKDYAADHNQAMQGEGLENIFEKDRERLMKKYNHEDLMWINIGPAHPATHGTLRFMSVIDGGERIKEMDVEIGYLHRCFEKMCENHNYNQIIPYTDRLNYCSAPMNNSAFCETVEKLIGIKVPERAQMMRMIIDELSRIMDHYVCIGANLVDLGAITGFFYLFEERELIYALFEKLCGARLTVSLMRIGGMGFEVPEGWLEECSRVIDKIEKRHAEIESLVTTNRIFVQRTKGSGILPKDLAVQYGYTGPCLRATGYEYDIRKEEPYWFYDQVKFDVPVGVHGDTYDRYLVRMEEVRQSIKILRWCLANMPGGPINVPDKNIVLPSKKDVYGNIEGLMNHFMLIIKGVQPPKGEVYHRSEAANGELGFYVISDGSGTPYRVKCRPPCFALLSGFPEMVRGNFLADAVAALGSINIIAGELDR
- a CDS encoding L-threonylcarbamoyladenylate synthase, whose amino-acid sequence is MTQFLSIHQKNPEKRHIKTATEILDSGGIILAPSETGYCFIGDASRESTHTRFLQLRPGHPKNKPFSLLCRNISQVSQMANLSTQIFRIATRVWPGPYTFILQCNKNTPKIAAGPKRKTVGIRISSHPVLINILEEFKNPLLITSVTDEDELIAQDYFSEENQHDSWWINVIEICKQMTHGKVDLALENDEVVPIHVSAVIDFSGNEPVVVRDGGWDLEILGIG
- a CDS encoding ethanolamine ammonia-lyase subunit EutB, encoding MSFKTAIQNKIYHFLNLKELLAKASPERSGDVLAGLSAKNAVERVAAKIALADVPLKCFLQEEFVPYETDEITRLIIDTHDKEAFKYISHLTVGEFRNWLLSYEVDTEILNKVSAGITPEMASAVSKLMRNQDLIQVARKCNVVTRFRNTIGLKGHLSVRLQPNHPTDDPEGIAASLLDGLFYGSGDAVIGINPASDNISTLSNLNNMLAEIINRYEIPTQSCILTHVTNTIKMIEKNIPIDLVFQSIAGTEKANQHFGVNLNIIKEAQEAALSLNRGTLGNNVMYFETGQGSALSANAHFNLDQQTCEVRSYAVARHFSPLLINTVVGFIGPEYLYDGKQIIRAGLEDHFCGKILGLPIGCDICYTNHAEACQDDMDVLLTLLGNSGVTFIMGVPGADDIMLNYQSTSFHDALYIRDLLGLKRAPEFDAWLNKIGLQNTKQQMINPTQDHPLLLGNFL
- the eutC gene encoding ethanolamine ammonia-lyase subunit EutC, with translation MNNISKKDVWHYLKKHTNARIAQGRIGNSLPTNALLNFNLSHALARDAIYENFQVETLQNQLKKLNLETQIVHSKAKDKATYLLNPNFGRELSEECKIKIHASNENEIDICIIISDGLSATAANNHSLSVIQAIQNEFLNTAYTFSNIVIVRQGRVAISDEIGELMKCRFSVLLIGERPGLSSPDSLGIYLTYNPRVGRTDAERNCISNIRPQGLSYKEAAYKLKWLILEADKIKATGVLLKDESAQKKEIQE
- a CDS encoding serine hydrolase domain-containing protein, with the protein product MKMLFKSNLRIVISIVFIISAKNICAHNLNQDLEKLTHSIQRKYSFSSVTLSLSIPNQNKELNFFSGSKSLSDKEKSNKKSLYKIGSITKTYTAALIYNLIQQNKLSLNDKISTILPEYSLWKNVRIKNLLDNTSGIEDYINSKNWWDNFFDNPSKVWQKEELIQIAYQEPLLFHPGEKWGYANTNYVLLGSIIEKVNNEKNEASFTQLFSENNLKNSYFIPSIKDPLIVKNAVHGYDGQKDLSELNSSWGQTVRRNVRQSYR
- a CDS encoding serine hydrolase domain-containing protein, which produces MLKILYTALCLFLFYIYSFSFAFSAKFSKETNDSIRWASETYQIPTIWLSVSMAGQDDYYNYITGGYNKGDDKKLRDDALFKIGGLTKTFTAEIVLNLINEKKIKYADKLEKWFPEYPVWKNITIRDLLYNTSGILDYTKSFRWVDKLLKNQTKIWKNKELLDIPYDGSVAFPGGTQLENSNTNYLLLGIIAEKVTNQNLSDLYNTLFAKNNLKKTFYNTEEIPENILNNLVHGYSREQIDAVKLNASWAQGMGGIYSNPNDLVVWFENLMRNKIEIFNKGQLPPDPKLPKAPPFQSPFLELVTLTPLKNFSFTGFTPALYSMTTSNGILWLSAGYFPGYLSFAGMFPCSGVVFAYSTSKLPRKVKFQEVMLQKFLKSLEDDEIINDKMNKYKSTQKLPKFCKNEDKYPNLLFPDEIKGLY